One Pseudomonas rhizophila DNA window includes the following coding sequences:
- a CDS encoding beta-ketoacyl-ACP synthase has product MKRVVVTGMAGITSLGSDWETIAANFAANRSGIRRMDEWDRFTELNTRLAGPVDDFQVPTHWTRKQLRSMGRVSRLAVGAAEQALADAGLLGDESIKDGRMGVSCGSSTGSTDEIKAFGNMLLNSVAEGLNANSYVRMMPHTTAANISIFFGLTGRLIPTSSACTSGSHGIGYAYEAIKFGRLPLMLAGGAEELCPTEAMVFDALYATSLKNDAPQTSPRPYDKDRDGLVIGEGAGMLVLEELEHALARGARIHAEIVGFGSNADGQHATRPELSTMRRAMELALEDAGLEPAAIGYVNGHGTATEQGDIAETLATSSLFGEHMPISSQKSFLGHTLGACGALESWFSIEMMNRDLYVHTFNLDEVDPQCGKLDYLCNEFRSMSNEYVMNNNFAFGGVNTSLIFRRWR; this is encoded by the coding sequence ATGAAGCGCGTCGTCGTTACCGGCATGGCCGGCATCACCTCTCTGGGCAGCGACTGGGAAACCATCGCCGCCAACTTCGCCGCCAACCGCAGCGGCATACGACGCATGGACGAATGGGACCGGTTCACCGAGCTGAATACACGCCTGGCCGGGCCTGTCGATGATTTCCAGGTCCCGACTCACTGGACGCGCAAGCAACTGCGCAGCATGGGTCGGGTATCGCGCCTGGCCGTCGGCGCCGCCGAACAGGCCCTGGCCGATGCGGGGCTGTTGGGCGATGAGTCGATCAAGGACGGGCGCATGGGCGTCTCCTGTGGTTCGTCAACCGGCAGTACCGACGAGATCAAGGCGTTCGGCAACATGCTGCTCAACAGCGTGGCCGAAGGGTTGAACGCCAACTCCTATGTACGGATGATGCCCCACACCACGGCGGCCAATATCAGTATCTTCTTCGGGCTTACCGGACGGCTGATCCCCACCTCCAGCGCCTGCACCAGCGGCAGCCATGGCATCGGCTATGCCTATGAGGCAATCAAGTTCGGTCGCCTGCCGCTGATGCTCGCCGGCGGCGCGGAAGAGCTCTGCCCGACCGAAGCGATGGTCTTCGATGCGCTGTACGCCACCAGCCTGAAAAACGACGCCCCGCAGACCAGCCCACGGCCCTATGACAAGGACCGCGATGGCCTGGTGATCGGTGAAGGCGCCGGCATGCTGGTACTCGAAGAACTGGAGCACGCCCTGGCCCGAGGAGCGCGAATCCATGCCGAAATCGTCGGCTTCGGCAGCAACGCCGACGGTCAGCACGCTACCCGTCCCGAACTGAGCACCATGCGCCGGGCCATGGAACTGGCCCTGGAAGACGCTGGCCTGGAACCTGCCGCCATCGGCTACGTCAACGGCCACGGCACCGCCACCGAACAGGGCGACATCGCCGAAACCCTGGCCACCAGCAGCCTGTTTGGCGAACACATGCCCATCAGTTCGCAGAAAAGCTTTCTCGGTCATACCCTCGGCGCCTGCGGTGCGCTGGAATCGTGGTTCAGCATCGAAATGATGAACCGCGATCTCTACGTGCACACCTTCAACCTCGATGAGGTCGATCCCCAGTGCGGCAAGCTCGACTACCTGTGCAATGAGTTCAGGTCCATGAGCAACGAATACGTGATGAACAACAACTTCGCTTTTGGTGGGGTCAACACCTCGTTGATTTTCCGCCGCTGGCGCTGA
- the fabG gene encoding 3-oxoacyl-ACP reductase FabG → MTESVLVTGSSRGIGRAIALRLAQAGHDIVLHCRSGRAEAEAVQVEIQALGRNARVLQFDVSDRSACKTILDADVETHGAYYGVVLNAGLTRDGAFPALSEDDWDVVMRTNLDGFYNVLHPVMMPMIRRRAAGRVVCITSVSGLIGNRGQVNYSASKAGLIGAAKALAIELGKRKITVNCVAPGLIDTAMLDENVPVEELMKMIPAQRMGTPEEVASAVNFLMSAEAGYITRQVLAVNGGLC, encoded by the coding sequence ATGACTGAATCCGTACTGGTCACCGGCTCCAGCCGTGGCATCGGCCGTGCCATCGCCCTGCGCCTGGCCCAGGCCGGGCACGACATCGTGCTGCATTGCCGCAGCGGGCGCGCCGAGGCTGAGGCCGTCCAGGTCGAAATCCAGGCGCTGGGCCGCAATGCCCGGGTGCTGCAATTCGACGTGTCGGACCGCAGCGCGTGCAAAACCATTCTCGATGCTGATGTTGAAACCCACGGTGCCTATTACGGCGTGGTGCTCAACGCCGGCCTGACCCGCGACGGCGCATTCCCGGCCTTGAGCGAGGACGACTGGGATGTGGTGATGCGGACCAACCTGGACGGTTTCTACAACGTCCTGCACCCGGTGATGATGCCGATGATCCGTCGGCGCGCCGCTGGGCGAGTTGTTTGCATCACCTCCGTTTCGGGGCTGATCGGCAATCGCGGCCAGGTCAATTACAGCGCGTCGAAAGCCGGCCTGATCGGCGCGGCAAAGGCGTTGGCAATCGAGTTGGGCAAGCGCAAGATCACTGTCAATTGCGTCGCGCCCGGACTGATCGATACCGCCATGCTCGATGAAAACGTGCCCGTGGAAGAACTGATGAAAATGATCCCCGCCCAGCGCATGGGTACCCCGGAAGAAGTCGCGAGCGCGGTGAATTTCCTGATGTCCGCCGAGGCCGGCTACATCACCCGGCAGGTCCTGGCCGTCAACGGAGGCCTGTGCTGA
- a CDS encoding hotdog family protein, giving the protein MIDWPLAELLPHAGDMILIDRVLAFDDEQIHTLATVKPDGLFSRDDGGLPAWVGIELMAQSVAAFAGCHARRRGDTVELGFLLGTRKFECNVEFFPAGTELTIHGLRSLEDDNGMGVFECHINAPGIHAMARLNVFRPPQPAHYLHEPSATGNTP; this is encoded by the coding sequence ATGATTGACTGGCCGCTCGCCGAACTCCTGCCCCACGCCGGCGACATGATTCTCATCGACCGTGTCCTGGCGTTCGATGATGAACAGATCCACACCCTCGCCACTGTCAAGCCCGACGGGTTGTTCAGCCGCGACGACGGCGGGCTGCCTGCCTGGGTCGGCATTGAATTGATGGCCCAGAGCGTCGCCGCGTTTGCCGGTTGTCATGCACGCCGCCGCGGCGACACCGTGGAGCTGGGTTTTTTGCTCGGCACCCGCAAGTTCGAATGCAATGTCGAATTTTTCCCGGCCGGGACCGAATTGACCATCCACGGTTTGCGCTCGCTGGAAGACGACAACGGCATGGGCGTGTTCGAATGCCACATCAACGCCCCGGGCATTCATGCCATGGCCCGGTTGAATGTGTTCCGGCCACCTCAGCCAGCCCACTACCTTCATGAACCGTCCGCAACAGGAAATACGCCATGA
- a CDS encoding beta-ketoacyl-[acyl-carrier-protein] synthase family protein translates to MTAYLNALGVICALGRGKDEVARNLFAGDCGGVRVQDGWVAERKLPVASVPGELACIPQSLIAHRSRNNQLLLEAGMQIRDEIDQAIQTYGRARIGVVLGTSTSGIEEASQGIAHYLREQHFPDGYDYQQQELSAPANFLCDWLELSGPSYVISTACTSSARALMSARRLLDLGLCDAVLCGGVDSLCKLTLNGFSALEAVSGERCNPFSVNRSGINIGEAAVLFLMSRTPGHPAPIALLGDGASSDAHHISAPEPSGRGARQAMEKALRRAGLQPGQIDYLNLHGTATQHNDAMESQAVAGLFPAGVPCSSTKPMTGHTLGAAGALEAAFCWLSLSTQNTAQALPPHVWDGQADPALPALKWVTTDTRLNPTSPRRLMSNSFAFGGNNVSLIIGDAP, encoded by the coding sequence ATGACCGCTTATTTGAATGCCCTGGGGGTAATTTGCGCCCTGGGCCGGGGTAAAGATGAAGTGGCGCGCAACCTGTTTGCCGGCGACTGCGGCGGTGTCCGCGTGCAGGATGGCTGGGTGGCCGAACGTAAATTGCCGGTGGCCTCGGTGCCCGGTGAACTCGCTTGCATACCGCAATCTTTGATCGCGCACCGCAGCCGCAACAATCAGTTGCTGCTCGAAGCGGGGATGCAGATTCGCGATGAGATCGATCAGGCCATCCAGACCTACGGTCGCGCTCGCATCGGTGTCGTGCTGGGCACCAGTACCTCGGGCATCGAAGAAGCCAGTCAGGGCATTGCCCATTACCTGCGTGAGCAGCACTTCCCCGACGGCTACGACTACCAGCAACAGGAGCTGAGCGCACCGGCCAACTTCCTTTGCGACTGGCTGGAGCTGAGCGGCCCGTCCTATGTGATATCCACCGCCTGCACATCCAGCGCCCGGGCCTTGATGAGCGCCCGACGCCTGCTCGACCTGGGCCTGTGCGATGCGGTGCTCTGCGGCGGCGTGGACAGCCTGTGCAAACTGACCCTCAACGGCTTTTCGGCCCTGGAAGCGGTATCGGGGGAGCGCTGTAATCCGTTTTCGGTCAACCGCAGCGGCATCAACATCGGCGAGGCCGCGGTGCTGTTTCTCATGAGCAGGACGCCGGGACATCCGGCACCGATCGCCTTGCTGGGTGACGGCGCCAGCTCCGATGCCCACCATATTTCAGCGCCGGAGCCCAGTGGTCGCGGCGCTCGCCAGGCCATGGAAAAAGCCTTGCGTCGCGCCGGCCTGCAACCCGGCCAGATCGATTACCTGAACCTGCACGGCACCGCCACGCAACACAACGACGCCATGGAAAGCCAGGCAGTGGCCGGGCTGTTTCCAGCGGGAGTGCCCTGTTCGTCGACCAAGCCCATGACCGGCCATACCCTCGGGGCCGCCGGGGCGCTGGAAGCGGCGTTCTGCTGGTTGAGCCTGAGTACGCAAAACACCGCCCAGGCCTTGCCGCCGCATGTCTGGGACGGCCAGGCCGATCCTGCACTGCCGGCATTGAAGTGGGTCACTACCGACACCCGCCTGAACCCGACATCACCGCGCCGCCTGATGAGCAACTCGTTCGCCTTCGGCGGCAACAACGTCAGCCTGATTATCGGAGACGCCCCATGA
- a CDS encoding DUF3261 domain-containing protein — MIRALLFGCLLLLGACASQAPLPERTPTLALPLQLHIERQLAGQRQDWLLVIQREGAGIRWSMLDPLGIPLARQRLVDGHWQADGLLPPNAEARELFAALLFALTPETELPGNYPTARQEARQRTLGQRWQVRYKQPLDFELGLHEGPHYRIMPLTESTP, encoded by the coding sequence ATGATTCGTGCGCTGCTTTTTGGCTGCTTGCTGTTGCTCGGTGCCTGCGCCAGTCAGGCGCCGCTGCCGGAACGCACACCAACCCTGGCACTGCCGCTGCAGTTGCATATCGAGCGGCAACTGGCCGGACAGCGCCAGGATTGGCTGCTGGTGATCCAGCGCGAAGGCGCCGGTATCCGCTGGTCGATGCTGGACCCGCTGGGCATTCCCCTGGCCCGCCAACGCCTGGTGGACGGCCATTGGCAAGCCGACGGACTGCTGCCACCCAATGCCGAAGCCCGTGAGCTTTTCGCCGCGCTGTTGTTTGCCCTGACGCCTGAAACCGAGCTGCCGGGCAACTACCCCACCGCCCGGCAAGAGGCTCGGCAACGAACCCTGGGCCAACGCTGGCAAGTGCGCTACAAGCAACCGCTGGATTTTGAACTGGGCCTGCACGAAGGCCCGCACTACCGCATCATGCCGTTGACCGAGAGTACCCCATGA